The DNA sequence CGGCACGGTCGCGAACAGCGAGGACAGCTTCCCCGGTGCCCCTGCGGATGATCCGCAGCAGCCGCCGCCCCTCGTCGTCATCGATCTCACGTACGCGTACTCGTTCTGCCACGGCCCGGCGGTAACGGACGGTCGACGCCCAAGAACCTCACTCAGGCCGCTAGCCGCGTGTGCGGAGGGCCGCCTCCAGCCGGGCGATGTCCTCGGCGTCCTTGGTCCGTCGAGGTCGGGAGGGGTCCCAGATGGGCATCATCCGTTTGATTTCGATCTGGGCCTGCGGACTGACGATCGCACATTGCAGACCACCGATACGGCCTGGCCCGGCATCGAGCATTCCCTCAGGCCAGGGCGCACCGGCCCAGGGGCCCCCGGCAACCACCACACGGCCGGCCGTATCCCGGTCCAGGAGCGTAAAGCTGTTGTCCAGACCGTCCTTGGCGAAATCGAGCTGCAGCTCAGGCGGCGGCCCTGGGACCGGTTGACAGCCGTGCCGCAGCAAGCCTTCCGCCAGGACCCCTGCATCGTCCGTCCAAGCGAACCAGTCGACGTCTTCGTGGTCTCGCGTGATCTTGCCGAGGAAGAAATCCATGGCCCATCCACCGCGAAGCCACACCGCGACCCCAAGAGCCCCAGCGACCTCCACGGCCTCAGCGATCAGGCGGAGCTGCCGATCAGCACGTCCCATATCCACAGCCAGGCAGGTTACGCGGCAACCGCTTTGCCCAGCACATCATTTGTCCGCCACAGAGCGGGCGAACGTTGTCCGATGCAGCACTAAGGGCTGTCCCGCAATTCCCGGCGGGCGCGCGACGACAGCTACGGCACCTCGCCGCGTTGTCGGAACGTCCACATACATCCAGTATGCGGACGTCCCTCCGCCTTGCGATGCACCGCATCTGACGCCGCGCGCTTATCCACCGGGAATTGCGGGACAGCCCTTAGTGGGGGCCCGGTTCGGCGGTCGGTATGTGTTTGAGGGCGGTGAGTTGGGCGCTGGCTTCGGTCTGGAGGGGGTGGTGGTGCGTGGTGAGGGTGTGGAGGGCGGCCGTCAGGGCTGTGTGGGCTTCTTCTGTGCGGTTGAGGTGGCGCAGGACGCGTCCGAGTTCGAGTTGGACGGGGCCGCTGCGTGCCGGAGAGCCCGTCTGTTGAAAGGCGGTCAGCGCTTGTTGCAGAGGAGGTTCGGCTTCTTGCCAGCGGCCGAGCGCGGCGTAGGCGTTACCAAGGTGTGACAGGGCCATGGCCTGGTAGGCAGCGAGCAACTCAGGAGAAAGACCCGGGTGATCCAGACGGCAGATCTCCAGAACGTTCAGGTGGTGTACGAGCGCTTCCTCGGCTCGGCCGTTGTGGCAGAGGGTTTCACCGAGGGCGTTGAGGGTGCTCATCTCGGCGAGTCTCCCCTGAATAGTGAGGTTGTCGCGGTGGCAGGCGAGAGATGCGTGCAGGCGGCTGATGGCTTCGTCGGTGCGGCCCAGGCGGCGCAGAGCCCCGGCCCCGTACCCCAGGGCCCAGCCGGTCTGAAGCAGGTCGCCGCAGGCACGGGCAGCGACAAGAGCGGCGTCAGCGGCTTCCAGAGCAGCCGGAGGACTGTGAGCGCAGATGCTGTGGGCCCAGGCGAGGTAGTTGAGGTGAGTCGCCTCCTCACGCCGGCTGCCCAGGGCACGCGCGGCATCAACGGCGTACTGAAAGACGTCGACCCACTGAGCCCAGTGCTGGGTCAGGTCGGAGAACCAGTGCATCGCCGCAGCGGTGTCGACGACCAGCCGGTGCCGGCCGGTGGCGCGAGCGTGGTGGAGGGAGGCGAGCCACTGCTCCCGTTCGGCTTCCAGCCAGGCTCGGGCCCGGTCGCGGCCGACCGGGGCGGTGGCGGGGTCGGGGTCGCCGGCCGGTGTGCTGTGCCGTTCGGCGTCGAAATGGAGGGCAGCGGCGGTGGCTCGGGACAGCATCCAGCGGGCGGTGCGGTCCAGGGCGGCTTCGCGGGTCGCCGCGTCGTCCTCAGCGGTCAGCTGTTCGGTGGCGAAGATCTTCAGGAGGTCATGGAAGCGGTAGCGCTGAGCGTCGGGTTGGGGCTGGAGAAGCCCGCGGTCGCAGAGTTCGTCCAGGCGGAACTCGGCGTCACGGAGCGGGATGCCGGTGAGGAGGGCGGCGCTCTCGGGGCTCACATCGCAGCCTGCTGCGAGCGCGCAGCGCCGTAGCAGCAATCGGGAGACGGGGGCGAGCTGTTGATAGGACAGGGTGAAGGAGGCCCGGACCTTCAGATCCCCCGCCTGCAGCAGGTCGAGCCGTCGCTCCTCACGGTCGAGCTGGGCGGCAATTTTGGCGAGGGAGTCCTGGGTGCGGGTGGCGAGGCGCTGGCCTACTATCCGCAGGGCCAGGGGCAGACGACCGCACCGGTCGGTCAGGTCTCGGGCGGCCTGGGCCTCGCGTGCAACCCGGCCCGGGCCGACGATACGAGTGAGGAGTTCTACCGCTTCCTCACGGCGCAGCAATGGCAAATCGACCCGGTGCACGGCTTCCAGACCGGCAAGGCTGCTCCTGCTGGTGATGAGCGTCAACGAAGTCCCGGATCCGGGGAGCAGGGGCCGAACCTGGGACTCATCGGCGGCGTTGTCGAGCACGAGGAGGAGACGTCGGGCCGCAGCGAGACTCCGTAACAGCCCGGCACGGTCGTCCACCCCACGAGGCAGGGACCGCCCGGACACTCCGAGCGCGGTCAACAGCCTCACCAGTGCTTCGCCCGGGCGGACGGGCTCGGCTTCCATACCGCGCAGGTCGAGCCAGTACTGCCCGTCGGGATACCGAGGGGCAAGGCGATGCGCGGCATGGACGGCAAACGCCGTCTTCCCAAGACCGGCCGTGCCCGAGACAACGGCCACGGAGGCCCCGGTGGACGGTGCGGAGTCGGCCAGGGCAGCGAGGGTGGCGAGGGCGTCGCGGCGGGCGGTGAAGTCGCCGGTGTTCCGCGGCAGGGAGAGGATCCCGGGCGCGGCCGGGCCGGTGGCCGACCCGGGCCGGAGCCGGCCGGGGGCGGCGGCTGCCTCGAAGGACAGGGTTTCGTCAGGGTTCAGTCCCAAGGCCCGGGCCAGGGCGTGGACGGTACGGCACTGCGGCCCCGTGGTGTGGCCGCTCTCCAGGTAGGCCAGCGTCCGCACACTCACCCCCGCTGCGTGAGCGAGCCGCTCCTGGCTTAGAGCTGCGCGCAGCCGCAGCGTGCGCAGGAGCTTTCCGAAGTCGTCGGACGTACTGGTCATGATCTGGCCTCCTCGTGACCGCACACGCGACGGTCCGGAGTTGAGCTTTCTGCAAAAGTAGCGCGGAGCCTACTTTTGCGGGTTGTTCTGCCTGGTGGCAGTGGGCGGCCCAGGTGTGGAATGAGCGCAAGGCCCCACCGCCTCTCACGTATGGCGTGGGCATCACGGCGCGCCCCTGCCGGGGCCTGATCGAAAGGCGTCTTCCCGCTGTCCTTGCGAGCCTCAGCTGTCTCCGGCACAGCCGAGTCCTTGTGACGGTGGATTCCCGCGCGTTTCCTCAACAGCTCGCCGGCACAGTGCTGGTACGGCCCAGCCTGAGGCAGGGATTCAGGCCGTCCGCGGTGCGCTGTGACTCGATATCGATCCAGGAGTTCCGTGTGACTATGACCATGGCCCGCAGGGCGGCTCTCGCCATCACAGCGCTCGCGCTGACCGGTACCACCCTGACCGGTTTGGCCCCGTCCGCTCAGGCCGCCTCGATGGAGGTATGCGTCCTGCACAACCTGGGGGGAGCCAGGTACTACTGCGAGTACGGCGTGTCCTGGGTCAATTACCCCAACGGTGACGACCAGGCCATCGTCGTGGGAACCGACTACGCAGTCTGGACGAGTTGGGGCAAGCCTGGGAATTTCGGTGGCTGGAAGTCCATGGGCGGCAATGTGCGCAGCGCTGTCTACGTAACGAACAACAACACTGAGAATCCCCGGCTTACGGCGGCGGGCACGGACAACCGGTGGTGGTACACCCAGCGCCGCAACAACGGATCCTGGAGCCCGTGGACAACCTGACACCAGCGCTCGCCGGGAGCGTCCACCCCGCCCGAGCACCGTCGATCAAGCATCCTCGAACTCGAAAGTTGATCACACATGAGACTCTCCAGGACCACGACGGCGATCGGGGCGGCGCTGGCAATCGCCTTCCCGCTGATCCCGGCGAGCAACTATTCCGCCTCGGCTGTCGAAAGTGGACTCCCGGCCTCCGAGACACCCTCGCAGGCCGACAGGAATACTAGCCACGCAAAGGCGCTGATGATGCGTCAGGCGCCGATCCTGGACGCAGCGGACGAGATCACCGAACTGGTGAAGAAGGACCCGGTCAGCGGATACAACGAGCTGACGATCTCTGTGGAGACGAACGGCTACACACTCCGCTGGAAGGGGAGACCCCCCGAGAACGTCACCCGTGTCATCGCGTCACATCGGAAGAAGGGGCTGAACGTCAAGGTCGCCACCGCCCGCTACACCGCCACAGAACTGAAGAAGGCGATCGACGCGATCGCCAAGTCCGACGTCCGCATTAACGGTGCGGAAATCGTGAGCGTGGGAGCCGGGAAGGACGGGAACTCCCTCACCGTCGGAATCGACGTGCCCGACACAGCCCCCCGGGCCGCTGCGCAACCGCTCAAGACCGGCGAAGTCATCCCCTCGTCCCTGACACGAGGGATACCGGTCACCCTGAAGGCGGACAGCGTCGCCACTCCCATAGGCGATGAGCGCATCGGCATGCCATCAAGTATGCAATTCGGCGGACAGGCCATCAAAACATGGGGCGGCGCCAGATGCACGACCGGATTCACTGCCTCCTCCCGCGGATCCGTAGCAGACTACGTCATCACGGCGGAGCACTGCGTCACGGGAACCGGCCAGAAATGGCTAACCGCCGATGAAAGCTCTCTGGGAACCGTTTCCTACACGGATACACAGCACGATGCGGCGCTCATAGAACTTGACCCGAGAAAATCGACAGGGGGAGGCATCGTGGGGGGTCTGCCCGTCAGGAACTCGTTCCAACCTGTGCACCATGTGCACTCCGCGAGAGAAGTCCGCGCCGGCCAGTACGTCTGCGTCAGCGGATCGCTGACCGGAGAGCGATGCGGTGTTCCCGTTGTAGAGGGCTACTACTGGAGACAGCTCAACGGTGTGCAGAGGTGGACCGCAGTAACAGGTGACTCCCCCTGGGAGTACATCGCCGGCAAGGGGGACAGCGGCGGTCCCGTCTACAGCTACAACGTGTCCGGTGGGGTCGTTGGCCACGGCCTCATGTCCGCGACCCAGTATGGTACGACGTGCTCCAACCCGTTCGGCGGGACACGGTCAGCATGCTCGAACAAGCTGTACTTCACCAGCCTTCCCTCAGCACTGGCCATGATGCCGACAGGGATTTTTCTCAACTGAAGTACGAGGGGGGACACGGAGCGACCATTGCCACGCCCACGCTTACTCAAGGCGATGCGGTGGTGAGCCCCGGGGCGGCGTCCTGCCGGAGGGCTGTCCGGCAAAACATCAGTGAGCCCCGGGGCTCTGTCCCCCACTTACCCGCCCTTGTCAGGTCTAGACCTTTCTCAGCGGGTCGTGATCTCCAGCCGCGCGGCTGGTCCCTGCACACCAAGATCGTGCTGTGGGCCACCGGGGTCTCGGGCCAACGCGTCGCCCACCTGGTACGGGGACGCATGCTCGACTACATCGAATTCGAGGACGACTTCGCCATGGTCAAGACCAACCCGCCCGCCGACATCATCGGCCTCCCCCTGTCCCACAGCGCCGTCCGCTCCCGTTTCGGCATCACGGTCGTCGCCATCAAGCGCCCCGGCGAGGGCTTCACCTACGCCACCGCCGAAACGGTCGTGGCAGCGGACGACACCATCATCGTCGCCGGCCGCACCCGAGCAACCGAACGCTTCAGTGAGCTCCAGTAGAACACCGGACAGAAGTGGTGGACTTGACCTGGGCAGAGGCCGGTCCCGCGCACGCGACCGCCAGACATCGGCACACGGTCAGCCAGGTAATCGCGCGCGACACATTTCCGGCGACATCGGCGGTCGTCCCCGGAACAATGGCCGCCCATGGATGAAGTGGAAGTCGTCGTCGCCCATTCCGAGCGCGCGACCCTGCGCGTCGGCGACGTGTTCGTGAAGGTGGACGCCGATCAGGCGCGCACCGATGTCGAGGTCGAGGCGATGTCCCTCGCGCCGGTCCCGACCCCGGAGGTCCTGTGGCGCGAGCCGCCCGTGCTCGCGATCGCCGCACTCCCGGGGACGACGCTGGGGCGCCTCGGCGGGCCGTCGACCGGGTCGTCGGCGGCGTGGGCCGCGGCGGGCGCCGCCATCCGGAAGCTGCACGACGCGCCGCTGCCGCCCTGGGCCGGCCGGGCCGGCCGGGACATCGTGGCGCTGGCGGCGGAGCTCGACGAGGAGTGCGAGTCGCTCGTGACCAGCGGCCTCCTGCCCGCTGACCTGGTCGCCCGCAACCGCCGGGTCGCCGAGGCCGCGCTCCGGCCGTGGCCTTTGGCGTTCACGCACGGCGACCTGCAGATCGCGCACGTCTTCGTCGAGGGCGACGAGGTCACGGGCATCATCGACTGGTCCGAGGCGGGCCGGGGTGATGCCCTGTACGACCTCGCCACCTTCACGCTCGGCCACGAGGAGCACCTCGACGACGTCCTCGCCGGCTATGGCACCGACATCGACCTCGACGTGATCCACGCGTGGTGGTCGGTGCGCAGCCTGCTCGCGGTTCGCTGGCTGACCGAGCACGGCTTCGACCCGTTCGCGCCGGGCTGCGAGGTCGACGTGCTGAGATCCCGGATGTGAGGCCGCGCGGGCCCGGCCGCTCCGCAGACCTTCCGACACACGGAGCGGGCCGTCCCCGGGCATCGTCACGCTCGACCGCGTCCACGAGCGCGACACCTCACCCGGCTGACGCCCGCTCACCGAACGCGGCGACTTGCTAATCCCTGACCTTGAGGAAGCGCATCCGCGTCGCGCCGTTACTGTCGGTGCCGCCGGCCTGGGCGTCGGAGATCTTGCCGCCGGTGAGGACGAACATCAGGTGCAGGCGGACCGTCCGGGGGCCGGAGGCGACCGGGTACTCGGTCATGATGTGGGTGGTTCCGCCCTGCTGCTCCTGCCGCGCCGCGTTGATCGCCGCGATCTGGGTGAAGCTCGTCAGCAGGGTGTCCGTGGTCTCGTCCCTGAGCCAGCCGATGATGTAGCCGCTGCCGCCGGTGGCGGTACCCAGCGCGTACCGTACGTCGCTGTCGATGTGGTAGACACCGGCTTCCGGCAGCACGATGTCGGACTCGGGGATCGGCACGTCGGCCCCTGCCCGGGCCAGGAGGTCGGCGTGCTGCCGCTCGGAGTTGAGGAACCCGCTCACCGGTGTGAGGCGGGCGCCGATCTCCCACCTCTCAGGGCAGCCGGGCGTCCCGGTGACATCGATGTCCACCGACCGCTCGACGCTGCTGTTGCCGCCAGGGGCGAGTCCCGCCAGGTCGATCCGCGGCACGAGCAGCCCGCCGGTGGTGTTCCGTGCGGCATTGCACGGGGACGGGTCCAGGGCAGGCGTGTCGGGCGCGTACAGACACCCGTCGCCGCCACGGGTGATGGCGTTGCCCCGGTCGGTGGAGACGCACGGAGGGCGGGGGGTGGCGCAGCCGTCGCGGCAGGGGTCGGCCGGGACGACCGGCGGGACCGGGGCGTAGGGGGTCGAGCCGCCGTCGAGGGTGTCGGTCGTGCAGGTGACCGCGCCGTCGCAGTCACGGCAGGTCGTCCGGACGAACGGCCGGCCGCACCCCGGGGCGGACGCCTGGACGGTGAGGACGAAGCTGTCGACGGTCCACTGCTTGGGGCCGACCCGGCAGCTGTCGTCGTTGCCCGTCTCCAGGTTGAGCTCGACGACGACCTTTCCCGCGAGGACGTCCGCGAGGGGCACGGTGGTCGGTGGGACGACGCCGTTGTCGTCCCCGCCCGCCGGCAGATCGGGTGGGCCCAGGAGATCGGTGTGGACCGGGGTCGTGCCGTTCCACAGGGCGAAGCGGCCGTAGAGCCGGCAGGCCGTGCTCCTGCCGTCGTTGTGGACATGGACCGAGGCGCTGATCGTGACGTCGGTGGGATTGCCGCGCAGGGACGCGGGGTCGATGTGCACGACGCCGGCGAGCCAGGTGTGCTGGCCGTTGTGCGTCCCGTCGTCGGCCGGGAACGTGCCCGTGCCGCTGTCCAGGATGGTCTGGGCGACGACAGGGTCCAGTGCGGCATGGGTGTTGGCGATGGTGTAGTACGGCGTCGGGTCGGTGCTGCGCGCGGTCGCTGCCACGCGGTACGGCGCGGAGTCGCGCAGCAGGGTCGTCTCGCACTGCTCGTACGGCCTGGTGTCGGGACAAGTAGCGGGAGTGCAGGCAGACTTGGGGGGCCGGCAGTCGCCGATAGTGATCGGGGACTGTCCGCAGCCGCATCCACTCATGGGTCAACTCCTGTCAGAGGGCGGGGTGATGGCAGCGACGGCGAGCGGTGTGCCGCCTTCGCGCGGTGGGGCCGCGGGGCGATGGTGCGCGGGCTCGTCGGACGATCAGAAGGAAGATCGGGCCGAGGCGGGTCCGTCGAGGGCTGACGGCGGAGCTCACCGTCGGCCGCGCGGCCGGGGAGCGGAGGAGGGCCGCTTGACGGGCCGTTCGCCAAGGCGTGTCCGGCGTGTCGTCGACCGTCGCCGGCTGCGTGCTGCCGCAGCCGGTCATGTCCTTGGGGTGGGAACGGGAGTGGCCATGTCGGCCCGTCCTCGCGATCGCGCTCCTGGGCGAACCACGTCGGGCGCTCGGACATCATCGGGCGTATCTGATGCGCAGTCATGTACCTGCTGCGCTACCACCTCTAACGTACTGTCCCGTGATCTGTCTGGCATTACCCCGTTGGAGTGACTGGTCCCTCCGCCGAGGTGGCGGAGGGATCACGCCTCCCTGCCCCGGCCGCCTTCACGCCCGACTGCCCTGCGCGAGCACGCTCCGGCCGTGGCTCACGGTCGCGCCTTTGCCGTGAGGCGTGCCGCGGTCTCCGTCAGGGACACCGTGAACGGGTGGCGGGGCGTGGTCAGCACCTGACGTGCCGTGCCGTGCTCGACCAGTTCGCCGGCTTCCAGGACCGCGATCCGGCCGGCCAGGGCCGCGGTGTCCAGGTCATGGGTGATCAGCACCAGGGCCAGGTCCCCGCGGTCACGCAGCAGGGTGGCCAGCAGGTCGAGGACGGCGCGTCGGGTGACGGTGTCGAGGCCGGAGGTGATCTCGTCACAGATCAGCACCCGCGGCCGGGCGAGCAGCGCTCGTGCCAGCGCGGCGCGTTGGAGTTCGCCGCCGGACAGCAGGGCGGGCCGGCGGCGTACGAGGTCGTCGGGGAGCCCGAGCCCGGCAAGGGTGTTCAGTGCCTCGGTCCGGGCAGCGTCCGAGGTGGCCCCGCGCAGCCGTACCGCTGTGCGTGCCACCTGATCCAGCACCGGCCGGTGCTCGTCGAAGGAGGCCCGCGCGTCCTGGAAGACGTACTGCACCGCTGCCAGTTGTTCGCGGGTCCGGGCGCGCAGGCTGCGGGGCAGCGGGGCGCCGTCGAGGAGGATGTCGCCGTCGTGGTCCCGGTGGAGACCGGCCAGACAGCGGGCGAGGGTGGTCTTGCCGCTGCCGGAGCGGCCCACGACGGCCAGGCATTCGCCGGTGCGGAGGGTCAGTTCGTCGACGGTGCGCAGCACCGTCGCCCTGCCGTGCCGGGCGGTGAGGCGGCGTATGCGCAGGACGCCGTTGCCTTCCGCGGTGACGGGGTCGGGCAGCACGGGAGCGGGAGCGAGAAGCTCACGCGTCCATGGATGGCGCGGCGCGACCCACAGCCGTTCCGCCGGGCCCGACTCCACCACCCGGCCGTCGCGCATGACCAGGACGTCGTCCGCGACGGCCCGTACGACGTCGAGGTCGTGGCTGAGCAGGACCACGGAGACGCCTTGTCGGGCGATCGCCGCCAGTTGGTCGACGACGCGCCGCTTCGTCAGCGCGTCCTGGCCCGTGGTGGGCTCGTCCGCCACCACGACCTGGGCGCCGAGCAGCAAGGCCTGGGCCAGGACGAGGCGTTGCTGCTGGCCCCCCGACATCTGATGCGGGTAGCGCCGCAGCAGTGGCTCCCCCTCCGGCAGTTGAGCCGAGGAGAGCGCCTGGAGGACGCGTCGGCGGGCGGCGGCCCGGCGCTCGGACCGGGGCAGGGCGCGTACCTGCCGCCGGGCGATGTCCCGCAGCAGGGCGCCGGCCCGGCGCGCGGGGTTGAGCACGGCGCCCGGCTGCTGGGGTACGTATCCGACGAGGCCGTCGGCCACCTGTACGTCGCCGCTGACCCGTGCGCCCGCCGGGTACTCACCGAGCAGGGCGAGGCCCGTGGTGGTCTTGCCGCTGCCGGACGCTCCGACGAGGGCGGTGATCCTCCCGGGCGGCACGCGGAGGTTCACTCCGTCGACGATCGCCCGGCCGTCGATCTCGACCCGCAGATTCCTGATGACCGCGACCGCGTTCACGTCCGCTTCCTCTTCTCCAGTACGGCGTCCAGGAGCAGGTTGCTCCCCATGGTCAGGGCGACGATCAGCAGGGCGGGCACCACCACGGCCCACGGCTGCACGAACAGCCCGGTCCGGTTGCGGTCCACCATCACCGCCCAGTCGGAGGCGTCGGGTGCGACACCGACGCCGAGGAACGCCGCCGTGGCCACCAGGTAGAGCACGCCCGTCAGCCGTACGCCCGCGTCCGCGGCGAGCGTGCGGGCGGCCGTCCTGCCGACGTATCCGACGGCCGTCCGCCACCACGTCTCGCCCTGCATGCGCAGTGCCTCGACGGCCGGGCGCGAGGCCGCCTCGGCCCCGGCGGCCCGCACGATGCGGGCAGCGTCCGGAATGTTGACGAGCGCCACCAGCAGCGCGAGCCCGGCCGTGCCCGGGGTGAAGACGGACGCCACCAGCAGGATCATCAGCAGGGACGGTACGGCGAGCAGCACGTCCAGGGGCCGCATCAGCAGTTCCTCCAGCCACCTCCGGTGAGTGAGCGCGCTGATGAGTCCGACCGGCAGCGCCACCAGGTAGGCGAGAGCCGTCGCGGCGAGTGCGACGAGCACCACGGACTGTCCGCCGAGGAGGATTTCGCGTCCTACGTCCCGGCCGACGAAGTCGGTGCCGAGCCAGTGTCCGCCGCCGAGGGTGAAGGAGGCGGCCCGTGGCCCGGAGTCGCCCGTGAAGAGCGGGCCCAGCAGGGCGAGGGCGAGCGGTACGCCGACGATCGCGGCGCCGAGTGCGAAGCGGGATCTCATGCCGCCACCCCCGCCCGCGGTGCGAACCGGCGGGCGACGAGGTCGGCACCGAGGTTGAGGACGACGGTGGCCAGGCCGAAGACCACCGCGAGACCCTGCACCACGGGCACGTCGCGTTCGGCCACGGCGTTCATCAGGACGGTGCCGAGTCCGGGAATCACGTACAACGCCTCCACGACGATGACCCCGCACAGCAGCCAGTCGACCGTGCGGGCGAGCTGCTGTGCGGCGGGCGCGATCGCGTTGGGGAGAGCGTGCGCGTACCGGACGCGTGCGCCGCGTATGCCGTAGCGGTGCGCCTGGGCGACGTAGGGGGACGCCAGGGCGTCGATCATGCCCGCCCGCACCAGGCGGGCCAGGGAGCAGACGGGCCTGGACAGCAGGACGAGAACGGGCAGCACCAGGGCGGCGGGGTGGGCGAGCAGGTCGGTGCCGTAGCCGACGGCGGTCGGCGGCAGCCAGCCCAGGCGCAGGGCGAAGACCGTGATCAGCAGCACGCCGAAGGCGAACTCCGGGACCGCGTACACCCCGAGGGTGACCGAGCTGACGAGGCGGTCCACGCGTCGTCCTTCGTGGCGGGCGGCCAGCACTCCGAGGCCGACCCCGACCGGCACCAGGAGGGCCACCGTGAGCAGGGCGAGGAGCACGGTCGGCCCGAAGCCGTCCGCGATGTACGTGGAGACGGGCCGCCCGGAGGCGAGCGAGGTCCCGAAATCGCCGCGCGACAGCCCGGCCGCCCAGTCCGCAAGTCGTTCGTGGGCCGGCCGGTCCAGCTCCATCGCCTCCCGGATGGCCGCGATCCGTGCGGGGTCGGGCTGGTCGCCGGCGAGGGCCACGGCGGCGTCGCCCGGCAGCGCCTCGGTGAGGGCGAAGACGAGCAGCACGACCGCCGCCGTCTGTCCCACGCCGAGCAGCAGCCGCCGGGCGATCCAGGAGCGAAGTCCGCTCACGCCAGCCAGACCTTGTCGAAGCGCGCCCAGTCGAGCGAGTTGGCGGGCGCCTTCGTCTCGACGCCCCGGACGGCCGGGGCGGTGCCGAGGATCCAGTCGGCGAAACCCCAGACCAGGAAGCCGCCTTCGGCGTGCAGGCGGCGCTGCATCCGCGCGTAGACGGCAGCGCGGTCGGCCTCGGCCCTGGTGGACTGTGCCTGCTGGTAGAGGGCGTCGAAGTCCTTGTGCTGCCACTTGGTGGCGTTGGTGGTGGAGCCGGTCAGCAGGCGCTGGGAGATGTGGGCCTCGATCGGCATGGCGCCGGAGCGGTAGGAGCAGAGGGTGCCGGAGTCGAGGATGTCCTTCCAGTAGCTGTCCTTGCTGCCGGACTTGACCGTGATGGTGACTCCGGCCTTGGCCGCCTGGTCGCGGAAGATGGTCGCGGCCTCGGTGAACCCGGCCGCGACCGGGGAGGTGTCGAGGGTGACCTCGAGATGCTCGGCGCCGGCCTCCTTGAGCAGCGCCTTGGCCCGGTCGAGGTCCTGTTCCCGCTGCGGGAGGCCCTCGGCGTAGTACGCGTAGCCCTTGCCGAAGAGGTCGTTGCCGATCTCGCCCGCGCCGGACAGGGCGCCGTCGACGAGTTCCTCGCGGTCGGCGATCAGGAAGAACGCCTCCCGGACCCGCTTGTCGTCGAAGGGCGGTCGGTCGGTCTTCATCGCGAACGACTGCATGGCGCTGTTGCGCAGCCGGACGATCTCGATCTGTCCCTTGCCCTCGTGGGCGCGGGCGGTGGTGGGGTTGAGCTCGTGCGCGTACTCGATCTGGCCGCCGAGGAGGGCGTTGACGCGTGCGGACTCCTCGTTGGCGACGATGAACTCCAGCTCGTCGAGGTGCGGGGCGCCGTCCCAGTAGGCGTCGTTGCGCTTGAGGACGGCGGACCTGCCGGGTGCGAAGGACACGAAGCGGAACGGCCCGCTGCCGACCGGATTCCTGTCGAAGTCCTGTGCGCCGTCGGGGATGATGTACGCGCCGAAGGCGGCGAGCACGTTGGGGAATTCGGCGGTCGGCCGTTTGAGGGTGAACTCGACGGTCCGCGCGTCGAGGGCCCGGCTCGCCCTCAGATCGATGGGCTCCAGCGACGCCTTGGCGCGGAACGCCTTCTTCGGGTCGGTGATGCGGCGGTAGCTGTGGAGGACGTCCTGGGCGGTGACCGGCTTGCCGTCGTGGAAGGTGGCCTCGCGCAGGGTCACCTTCCAGCGGTCCAGACCCGCGTTGGACTCCCACGCGGAGGCCAGCCGCGGCTGGGCGGAGAGGTCGGGCCCGTAGTCGGCGAGCTTGTCGAACAGCGCCTTGGCGCGCGCGACATCGGCGAACAGGTTGCTCAGGTGCGGATCGAGGGTCTCGCTGGCTCCGCCCCCGGCGAAAGCGGCGCGCAGACGGCCGCCGCGGCGGGGCTTGCCGTCTCCCTTGTGGGAGTCG is a window from the Streptomyces sp. MMBL 11-1 genome containing:
- a CDS encoding ATP-binding protein — translated: MTSTSDDFGKLLRTLRLRAALSQERLAHAAGVSVRTLAYLESGHTTGPQCRTVHALARALGLNPDETLSFEAAAAPGRLRPGSATGPAAPGILSLPRNTGDFTARRDALATLAALADSAPSTGASVAVVSGTAGLGKTAFAVHAAHRLAPRYPDGQYWLDLRGMEAEPVRPGEALVRLLTALGVSGRSLPRGVDDRAGLLRSLAAARRLLLVLDNAADESQVRPLLPGSGTSLTLITSRSSLAGLEAVHRVDLPLLRREEAVELLTRIVGPGRVAREAQAARDLTDRCGRLPLALRIVGQRLATRTQDSLAKIAAQLDREERRLDLLQAGDLKVRASFTLSYQQLAPVSRLLLRRCALAAGCDVSPESAALLTGIPLRDAEFRLDELCDRGLLQPQPDAQRYRFHDLLKIFATEQLTAEDDAATREAALDRTARWMLSRATAAALHFDAERHSTPAGDPDPATAPVGRDRARAWLEAEREQWLASLHHARATGRHRLVVDTAAAMHWFSDLTQHWAQWVDVFQYAVDAARALGSRREEATHLNYLAWAHSICAHSPPAALEAADAALVAARACGDLLQTGWALGYGAGALRRLGRTDEAISRLHASLACHRDNLTIQGRLAEMSTLNALGETLCHNGRAEEALVHHLNVLEICRLDHPGLSPELLAAYQAMALSHLGNAYAALGRWQEAEPPLQQALTAFQQTGSPARSGPVQLELGRVLRHLNRTEEAHTALTAALHTLTTHHHPLQTEASAQLTALKHIPTAEPGPH
- a CDS encoding phosphotransferase family protein; translation: MDEVEVVVAHSERATLRVGDVFVKVDADQARTDVEVEAMSLAPVPTPEVLWREPPVLAIAALPGTTLGRLGGPSTGSSAAWAAAGAAIRKLHDAPLPPWAGRAGRDIVALAAELDEECESLVTSGLLPADLVARNRRVAEAALRPWPLAFTHGDLQIAHVFVEGDEVTGIIDWSEAGRGDALYDLATFTLGHEEHLDDVLAGYGTDIDLDVIHAWWSVRSLLAVRWLTEHGFDPFAPGCEVDVLRSRM
- a CDS encoding nucleotidyltransferase domain-containing protein — translated: MGRADRQLRLIAEAVEVAGALGVAVWLRGGWAMDFFLGKITRDHEDVDWFAWTDDAGVLAEGLLRHGCQPVPGPPPELQLDFAKDGLDNSFTLLDRDTAGRVVVAGGPWAGAPWPEGMLDAGPGRIGGLQCAIVSPQAQIEIKRMMPIWDPSRPRRTKDAEDIARLEAALRTRG
- a CDS encoding trypsin-like serine protease, producing the protein MRLSRTTTAIGAALAIAFPLIPASNYSASAVESGLPASETPSQADRNTSHAKALMMRQAPILDAADEITELVKKDPVSGYNELTISVETNGYTLRWKGRPPENVTRVIASHRKKGLNVKVATARYTATELKKAIDAIAKSDVRINGAEIVSVGAGKDGNSLTVGIDVPDTAPRAAAQPLKTGEVIPSSLTRGIPVTLKADSVATPIGDERIGMPSSMQFGGQAIKTWGGARCTTGFTASSRGSVADYVITAEHCVTGTGQKWLTADESSLGTVSYTDTQHDAALIELDPRKSTGGGIVGGLPVRNSFQPVHHVHSAREVRAGQYVCVSGSLTGERCGVPVVEGYYWRQLNGVQRWTAVTGDSPWEYIAGKGDSGGPVYSYNVSGGVVGHGLMSATQYGTTCSNPFGGTRSACSNKLYFTSLPSALAMMPTGIFLN
- a CDS encoding TrkA C-terminal domain-containing protein translates to MLWATGVSGQRVAHLVRGRMLDYIEFEDDFAMVKTNPPADIIGLPLSHSAVRSRFGITVVAIKRPGEGFTYATAETVVAADDTIIVAGRTRATERFSELQ